A window from Kovacikia minuta CCNUW1 encodes these proteins:
- a CDS encoding O-linked N-acetylglucosamine transferase family protein: protein MDYRRFIAELPSFYNHWGQESVVPKSELFQATLQRLTGMTTANVTQLLNFAVECMEPGEVYCEVGCFQGSTLVGALLNHPDRAAYAVDNFSEFDPEGENLSQLLQNLAAFGMEDQVLFCNQDFEEFFADLRELRSEDRIGVYLYDGAHDYRSQLMGLLLAKPFLADRALIVVDDSNWEGVQQANWDFIAAHPQCDLLLDLPTPGNGHPTFWNGVQVLSWDATASHNHDWSSLKQQRKIRLIQAIYDIPASVSVLPGDLETLQQEAQRLQVTGQLEAAEHLYLVALQQDANRADSWHGLGIVYYLLNQSEKAFRALSNALKIDSAKASYHYSAGLLLEKMGKPVAAAEAYQQTIALDPAFLDAYTNLGNLVAEQGDPHQAELIYQTAIAQDPRHVGSYLNRGNLFLVQGKVEQAIADYQTALEIDPDHADLRNNLIVAQELAQNAVKKHQFAGDNLHARRRYQEAASHYQALLEQQQLTAEGHLALADCYEKLKQYDAALQICQQGIDRQPSVVLYTQLIRVLQETGQTETAIAIATRAAREFPDEQLFRFQQHLLLPVLYPDFQTILRYQDHYTRGLNALLSGRFLATESAKKKALTAIEQFNNFFLICQNANHRDSQQAFGQLVHQIMAANYPEWTQPLPMPPVEDKIRIGYVSGCLWQHTVGKLMVGWFRHHDRDRFQIHTYHISENEDDLTQEIQQHSHVFYAIPDDLEGVSRQIRADQLHILVFLDLGMQTLMSRLAALRLAPVQCTTWAHPITSGLSTVDYFLSSDLMEPENAQDHYSEELIRLPNLAIAFAEPQIPPPTKPRSAFQLREDAIVYLACQTLIKYLPEQDAVFAAIAQQVPHAQFVFVARPNAPIAKQFRQRLNHAFAQVGLDSAAYCVMLPPLNQADYWNLNQVSDVFLDSFGWSGGHTTLEAIACHLPVVTLPGELMRGRHSYAILKMLGVTDTIAQTRTDYIEIAVRLGCDRPWSQNLIQRMIDQSFRLYDDKTCMAALEAFYQRIVRR from the coding sequence ATGGACTATAGAAGATTTATCGCAGAACTTCCTAGCTTTTACAATCATTGGGGGCAGGAATCGGTTGTTCCTAAGTCAGAGTTGTTTCAGGCAACACTGCAACGGTTGACAGGGATGACAACCGCGAACGTGACCCAACTCCTCAACTTTGCTGTTGAGTGTATGGAACCGGGAGAGGTGTATTGTGAAGTGGGGTGCTTCCAGGGATCAACGCTGGTGGGGGCATTGCTCAACCATCCTGATCGCGCTGCCTATGCCGTAGACAATTTCTCTGAGTTTGACCCAGAAGGCGAAAATCTGTCGCAGTTATTGCAGAATCTGGCGGCTTTTGGGATGGAAGACCAGGTTCTTTTTTGCAATCAGGATTTTGAAGAATTTTTTGCTGACCTAAGGGAACTGCGATCCGAGGATCGCATTGGGGTTTACCTCTACGATGGTGCCCATGATTATCGTTCTCAATTAATGGGGTTGTTGCTGGCGAAACCCTTCCTTGCCGATCGCGCGTTGATTGTTGTGGATGACAGCAATTGGGAGGGGGTACAACAGGCAAACTGGGACTTTATTGCTGCCCATCCCCAATGTGATTTGCTGCTAGATTTGCCAACCCCAGGAAATGGGCATCCCACTTTTTGGAACGGGGTACAGGTATTGTCTTGGGATGCAACAGCGAGCCACAATCATGATTGGTCTAGTCTCAAGCAACAGCGAAAGATCAGGCTGATTCAGGCAATCTACGATATTCCTGCCTCAGTTTCGGTGCTACCAGGAGATCTGGAAACCCTTCAGCAAGAAGCACAACGACTCCAGGTCACAGGACAGCTTGAGGCAGCGGAGCATCTCTACCTGGTAGCGTTGCAGCAGGATGCCAATCGGGCTGATTCCTGGCATGGATTAGGCATTGTTTATTACTTACTGAATCAGTCTGAGAAAGCTTTTAGGGCGCTCTCTAATGCCCTCAAGATTGATTCTGCAAAAGCTTCCTATCACTATAGTGCAGGGCTTTTGTTGGAAAAAATGGGTAAACCAGTTGCCGCAGCGGAGGCTTACCAGCAAACGATCGCCCTCGATCCCGCATTTCTGGATGCGTACACGAATTTAGGGAATCTGGTTGCAGAACAGGGCGATCCCCATCAGGCAGAACTGATTTATCAGACTGCGATCGCCCAAGATCCGCGCCATGTTGGCAGTTATCTGAACCGGGGCAATCTCTTTCTTGTCCAGGGGAAGGTTGAGCAGGCGATCGCGGATTATCAGACTGCCTTAGAAATCGATCCTGACCATGCGGATCTCCGCAACAACCTGATTGTTGCTCAGGAACTGGCGCAGAATGCGGTGAAGAAACATCAATTTGCGGGCGACAATCTCCATGCCCGTAGGCGCTATCAGGAGGCAGCCAGCCACTATCAAGCGTTGCTGGAGCAACAGCAGTTAACGGCTGAGGGCCATCTGGCTCTGGCAGATTGTTACGAGAAATTAAAACAGTACGATGCGGCGCTTCAGATCTGTCAGCAGGGCATCGATCGCCAACCCTCAGTCGTTCTCTATACCCAGTTGATTCGAGTGTTGCAGGAAACCGGGCAAACGGAAACTGCAATTGCGATCGCCACTAGAGCAGCCAGGGAATTTCCGGATGAACAGCTATTCCGGTTCCAGCAACACCTGTTACTACCTGTGTTGTATCCAGATTTCCAAACCATTTTGAGGTATCAAGACCACTACACCCGTGGGCTAAACGCGTTATTGAGTGGCAGGTTTCTTGCAACAGAATCCGCAAAAAAAAAGGCGTTAACGGCGATCGAACAATTCAATAACTTTTTCCTGATCTGCCAGAATGCAAACCATCGAGATTCGCAACAAGCCTTTGGGCAGTTGGTTCACCAGATTATGGCTGCCAATTATCCCGAATGGACGCAACCCCTGCCCATGCCACCGGTGGAGGACAAGATTCGGATTGGTTACGTATCTGGATGCCTCTGGCAACATACAGTTGGCAAACTAATGGTGGGCTGGTTCCGCCACCACGATCGCGATCGGTTCCAGATTCATACGTACCACATTTCTGAAAACGAGGATGATCTGACCCAGGAGATTCAGCAGCACAGCCATGTCTTTTATGCAATCCCAGATGATTTGGAAGGGGTGAGTCGGCAAATTCGAGCCGATCAACTTCACATTCTGGTTTTCCTGGATCTGGGGATGCAGACGCTGATGTCTCGCTTAGCAGCATTACGGTTGGCACCGGTGCAATGTACAACCTGGGCGCATCCGATTACATCCGGTTTGTCAACAGTGGATTATTTCCTATCCAGCGATTTGATGGAGCCGGAAAACGCCCAGGATCATTATTCCGAAGAGTTGATCCGGTTACCCAATCTGGCCATTGCTTTTGCTGAACCTCAGATTCCCCCACCGACAAAACCCCGATCGGCGTTTCAACTGCGGGAGGATGCGATCGTCTATCTTGCCTGCCAAACCCTGATTAAGTATTTACCGGAGCAGGATGCCGTATTTGCAGCGATCGCCCAACAGGTTCCCCATGCCCAGTTTGTTTTTGTTGCGCGCCCCAACGCTCCCATTGCCAAACAGTTTCGGCAACGATTGAACCATGCCTTTGCCCAGGTTGGTTTAGACAGCGCTGCCTACTGCGTTATGCTGCCACCCCTGAATCAGGCAGACTACTGGAACCTGAATCAGGTATCGGATGTGTTTCTGGATAGTTTTGGCTGGTCAGGGGGACACACAACCCTGGAAGCGATCGCCTGTCATCTTCCAGTGGTCACCCTCCCCGGTGAACTAATGCGTGGACGCCACTCCTACGCCATCCTTAAAATGTTAGGCGTCACAGATACCATTGCCCAGACCAGGACAGATTACATTGAAATCGCCGTTCGGTTGGGATGCGATCGCCCCTGGAGCCAGAACCTGATCCAGCGCATGATCGACCAATCCTTCCGCCTGTATGACGACAAAACTTGCATGGCAGCCCTGGAGGCGTTTTATCAACGGATTGTAAGAAGGTGA
- a CDS encoding glycosyl transferase produces MPQPILYIAITNHGFGHAARSATLAAEIKRRCPDILIILVTTAPRWLLESYMDYDFIHRPRAFDVGVLQSDSVTMDKPGTLEKLKQIRAQQERIIASEVEFINQNRVGLLLADIPPIAPLIARAAGIPCWMASNFGWDLIYRPWGGEFIEISDWIVDCFSQCDQLFRLPLHEPMSAFPVVTDVGFTGGTPRYSVEELQQIFGLQVPPQRTVLMTFGGLGLNQIPYHNLQHFPDWQFISFDDHAPDLPNLIKIPNSFKIGVHRCRPVDLMPVCGRMLCKPGYGTFAEACRTGTPIVSITRDDFGEAPVLLESVQQYIPYQILSPADFFESEWEFLHQPLHPPRQARPDIQDGNKAIAEAVINFFQTA; encoded by the coding sequence ATGCCCCAACCGATTCTCTACATCGCCATCACAAACCACGGTTTTGGGCATGCTGCTCGATCGGCAACCCTGGCGGCTGAAATTAAGCGCAGGTGTCCCGATATTCTGATTATTTTGGTGACCACTGCCCCTCGTTGGCTGCTGGAGTCCTACATGGACTACGATTTTATTCACCGTCCGCGAGCTTTTGATGTGGGGGTTTTGCAGAGCGATAGCGTGACGATGGATAAACCAGGTACGCTGGAAAAGTTAAAGCAGATCCGGGCACAACAAGAGCGGATCATCGCTTCTGAGGTCGAATTCATTAACCAAAATCGGGTGGGGTTGCTGCTGGCAGATATTCCACCGATCGCCCCACTGATTGCCAGAGCAGCTGGAATTCCCTGCTGGATGGCAAGCAACTTTGGTTGGGATCTGATCTATCGTCCCTGGGGTGGAGAATTTATCGAAATTTCTGATTGGATTGTGGACTGTTTTAGCCAGTGCGACCAACTGTTTCGCCTACCCCTGCACGAGCCGATGAGTGCTTTCCCCGTCGTGACCGACGTGGGCTTTACAGGTGGCACTCCTCGCTACAGCGTTGAAGAACTCCAACAAATCTTTGGTCTGCAAGTTCCGCCGCAACGAACGGTATTAATGACCTTTGGCGGATTAGGGTTAAATCAGATTCCCTATCACAACCTGCAACACTTTCCCGATTGGCAGTTCATCTCCTTTGATGATCATGCGCCTGACCTGCCCAACCTGATTAAAATTCCCAATTCGTTCAAAATTGGAGTGCATCGCTGTCGCCCGGTCGATTTAATGCCGGTTTGTGGCAGGATGCTATGTAAACCGGGCTATGGTACCTTTGCCGAAGCTTGTCGGACGGGCACACCCATTGTTTCGATTACCCGCGATGATTTTGGTGAGGCTCCAGTTTTGCTGGAAAGCGTTCAGCAGTATATTCCTTACCAGATTCTCTCACCCGCTGATTTCTTTGAAAGTGAATGGGAATTTCTGCATCAGCCATTGCACCCACCGCGTCAGGCTCGCCCTGACATTCAAGATGGCAACAAAGCGATCGCCGAAGCAGTGATCAATTTCTTCCAAACCGCGTAA
- a CDS encoding DUF6812 domain-containing protein, giving the protein MTTTPKLTSREKHRVKIYTTDQWEIQGEVSIPAGGYNARLSDFLNNENTFIALTDAVIYAADGKLLANESFLSVSKHAIKLVIEEGEMQEVPPSAS; this is encoded by the coding sequence ATGACAACCACTCCCAAGTTGACTTCCAGAGAAAAGCATCGGGTCAAAATCTACACCACAGACCAATGGGAAATTCAAGGTGAAGTTTCGATTCCTGCGGGTGGTTACAATGCCCGTCTGTCCGACTTCCTCAACAACGAAAACACGTTCATTGCCCTGACCGATGCGGTTATTTATGCTGCCGATGGCAAACTGCTGGCAAATGAAAGCTTTCTCTCGGTCAGCAAACATGCCATTAAGCTGGTGATTGAGGAAGGGGAAATGCAAGAAGTTCCCCCTTCAGCCTCCTGA
- a CDS encoding type II toxin-antitoxin system PemK/MazF family toxin: MTFDAGDVVTVDFPGITGMKRRPALVLSSATYHTARPDIIVGLITTQTTGLGVTDYVLQDWQAAGLRTSSVFRCFIVTLPQTANPVLIGHLSERDWQGVCSCLKLSFADFDNP, from the coding sequence GTGACGTTTGATGCTGGCGATGTAGTAACAGTGGATTTTCCGGGTATCACTGGTATGAAACGCCGCCCGGCTCTTGTTTTGTCGTCAGCTACTTATCATACAGCCCGCCCAGACATCATTGTTGGACTCATCACTACCCAAACAACTGGGCTTGGAGTAACGGACTATGTACTTCAAGATTGGCAAGCAGCAGGTCTACGAACGAGTTCTGTGTTTCGTTGTTTTATTGTTACTCTTCCACAAACAGCGAATCCAGTTTTGATCGGTCACTTATCAGAGCGTGATTGGCAAGGAGTTTGCAGTTGTCTCAAGCTATCATTTGCTGATTTTGACAATCCTTAA
- a CDS encoding transposase: METILQHAQALVYSLLCLMPSADQKASLKALLGLFLDAQGHALPAHTCVKSPSALSRFLNHYRWSTRQVIRTTRQAILQQIATHLPHAKIPIRILIDLTTLEKSGKFRQLSTPTSDPDHPDPWVRFLNGKRGLHLVVLYLVVGEWRVPWSFRVWRGKGYASPAQLGCKLLATVPQSLLKGRVVLVQADTEFGTVEFLNAVRQRSWRLVVGLRSNRTLQDGRCLKDLYRHAKRGLQVVLKDIDYPLTVSWFWLKRADNKRELRFVASTYPYSGAYLVQLGRERWAIEGFFKTAKHQFGLHCFGQSTQLGVYRWLILSLIAYLLAHWIDQWSLPSVLDWKIASRLAVETLLPSIVWFQLLKQIRRSTDIAAQYGFEITLKSLPDPAYWERCKI, translated from the coding sequence ATGGAAACCATTCTTCAACACGCCCAAGCATTAGTGTATAGCCTTCTCTGCTTGATGCCCAGTGCCGATCAAAAAGCTAGTCTCAAGGCTCTATTGGGGCTGTTCTTAGACGCTCAAGGTCATGCTTTACCCGCCCATACCTGTGTCAAATCCCCCAGTGCGTTAAGTCGTTTTCTCAACCACTATCGTTGGTCTACTCGACAGGTGATTCGCACCACTCGACAGGCGATTTTGCAGCAGATTGCCACTCATCTGCCTCATGCCAAAATACCGATCCGGATTTTGATTGACTTAACGACTTTAGAGAAAAGCGGCAAGTTTCGGCAGTTGAGTACACCAACCTCAGATCCCGATCACCCCGACCCCTGGGTGCGCTTTTTGAATGGTAAACGAGGTCTGCACCTGGTTGTCCTCTACCTGGTCGTGGGGGAGTGGCGAGTGCCCTGGAGCTTTCGGGTTTGGCGAGGCAAGGGCTATGCTAGTCCGGCTCAGTTGGGGTGCAAGTTGTTGGCAACGGTGCCCCAGTCCCTGCTCAAGGGGCGAGTGGTGCTGGTGCAAGCCGATACCGAGTTTGGCACCGTTGAGTTTCTCAATGCCGTTCGCCAGCGCTCTTGGCGGTTAGTCGTGGGTCTCAGGAGCAATCGTACCCTGCAAGATGGTCGCTGCCTCAAAGACCTTTACCGGCACGCGAAGCGGGGTCTCCAGGTGGTTCTCAAGGACATCGACTATCCCCTCACTGTCTCCTGGTTTTGGCTGAAGCGCGCGGATAACAAACGAGAATTACGATTTGTCGCCTCCACCTATCCGTATTCTGGGGCGTATCTCGTCCAGTTGGGGCGCGAGCGTTGGGCAATTGAAGGCTTTTTCAAAACTGCCAAGCATCAGTTTGGTTTGCATTGCTTTGGTCAAAGCACCCAGTTAGGCGTGTATCGTTGGTTGATTTTGTCGCTGATTGCTTACTTGTTGGCGCATTGGATAGATCAATGGTCACTTCCGTCTGTACTGGACTGGAAGATTGCCAGTCGCTTGGCAGTTGAAACGTTATTGCCCTCGATTGTCTGGTTTCAATTACTTAAACAGATCCGAAGGAGCACAGATATTGCCGCACAATATGGCTTTGAAATTACGCTCAAATCATTGCCTGACCCAGCTTACTGGGAAAGGTGCAAGATCTGA
- the rfbD gene encoding dTDP-4-dehydrorhamnose reductase, translating into MLSDFSQPEAVQQWVDSVKPQMIINSAAYTAVDKAESEPEVANQVNGIAPGILAKSAQRIGAGLIHISTDYVFNGQQSSPYLETDSPAPMGAYGESKLVGEKAVRDACDLHLIIRTAWVYGVGGRGNFVKTMLRLGAEREEVRVVTDQIGAPTWSRDLAGAIAQLVPQLSAETAGTYHYTNSGVCSWYDFAVAIFEEADQLGFPLKIQRVVPITTPEYPTPAKRPPYSVLSLKKVTGLLGTYPPHWRESLRKMLTLLKG; encoded by the coding sequence ATGCTGTCGGATTTCTCCCAACCCGAAGCCGTTCAGCAATGGGTAGACTCCGTTAAGCCCCAAATGATAATTAATTCGGCTGCTTATACAGCAGTTGATAAAGCAGAAAGTGAACCAGAAGTGGCGAACCAGGTGAATGGCATTGCCCCTGGCATTCTGGCAAAATCTGCTCAACGTATCGGCGCAGGCTTAATTCACATTTCCACGGACTATGTGTTCAATGGTCAGCAGAGTAGCCCTTACCTGGAGACGGATTCACCTGCTCCAATGGGTGCCTACGGCGAATCGAAATTGGTTGGAGAAAAAGCTGTCCGCGATGCCTGTGACTTGCATCTGATTATCCGGACTGCCTGGGTGTACGGCGTTGGGGGCAGGGGCAACTTTGTCAAAACGATGCTGCGGCTAGGCGCAGAACGGGAAGAAGTTCGAGTCGTAACCGATCAAATTGGCGCACCAACCTGGTCGAGGGATCTGGCGGGAGCGATCGCCCAACTCGTCCCTCAACTCTCCGCCGAAACCGCAGGCACCTACCATTACACCAACAGCGGGGTTTGCAGTTGGTACGACTTCGCGGTTGCCATTTTTGAAGAAGCAGACCAGCTTGGCTTCCCGCTAAAAATCCAGCGCGTCGTGCCAATTACAACCCCCGAATATCCCACCCCCGCAAAACGTCCCCCTTACTCCGTCCTTTCCCTGAAGAAAGTCACCGGATTATTGGGAACCTACCCTCCCCACTGGCGAGAAAGTCTACGAAAGATGCTGACCCTCCTGAAAGGGTGA